The DNA segment GCTTCGGTAGTATCGCCAAGATGCTTGAAGAAGCTCTCTTCGCTGTCCTCGTCGACGTCCAGATCGTCCGCCGAGAGCTGCACGCCCTCGCCTTCGGATTCGGATGTATCCGTCTCGGCAAGTCCGATCGACTCGTCGGCCTCTTCGGCTTCTTCCTTCTTCTCGGGTTCCTCGGCCTCAGTTTCGATCTCGCCGGCCTGGCCTGCTTGCTCCTCACCCTCGTCTTCAAGCCCGAGCGTATCGGAAACGCTGCCTTCTTTGGGACCTTCCTGGCTCTCGCCGGTTATCTCGACCGGCTGCTCGGACGGCTCTTCTTCGCCTTCGAACCCGAGCGTCTCGTCGGCACCTTCAGGGGCAGGTTCTTCCTGCTCAGGTTCTTCCGCCTTTTCTTCTTCGCCGCCTTCGTCGTCAACCTTGGTATTTTCCAGGCTGGACAGGAATTCGTCGTCACCTTCACCCGCTTCGCTTTCGTCAGGCATCAGCTCGATGAACGAGTCGCTTCCCGCCATGTCGGGATTTTTCGCAAGCTCTTCCACGTCTTCAACCTTGAAAAGCAGTTTCGAGCCGTCACGGAACTCGTTGAGCTTACCTTCTTTTACAAGCCCGCGTACCTCGTCTTCGCTTTTGCCGAGCTTCTCGACTACTTCCTGTAATGTGTAAAACTTACCTGCCATAATATTTACTTCTTCCAAATTTAGTGTACTTACCAAGACGACCATTGCCGTCTCAAAACACCCACGGGCAATAAAAAGCAGCGTCTATGCGTAAATTCTTGAAATAAATGCCCTTACGACAAATTTCCCGGCATCCCGACATCCGCGATCAACAACCAATGCGCGCAAACGCCGCCAATACCTTAATCCATAGATTATATCGAACCATACACCACTTGCAAGCCAATTTTTAGCCCACAAAAACACCCCAAAACGCACAATTTCAACCACACCACCCTCTCCTCCATCAGCTCTCTACGGCCAGGCCAATAAAATGTTCCAAATCCGAAACCAGTCGCATCTGAAACTGTCGTGATCTGCCCATTTTCCGGCCTCAATGAAATATCCACATGCCCAGGCGCGTCTTAGACTATATAATAGGTAAGCTTGATACCCGGAGCAGAAAGGAAATACGATGTCTTATAACTACAAATTCGCCCGTTTCGCTCTAATTACGGCCTTGGCATTCTGGCTTGCCATTTCTGCCTCCGCCTCGAGCAACTCCGACTATGATCCGCTGGATATTCCAGCCGACCACGAGCCCGAGATCATTGACACTGCTGTCCATGACCGAGCACGCTCCAGAGACATACCTTTGCGTATCTATCTTCCCGCATCCGATTCGGCCGCTCCTGTGCTGCTCTTCAGCCATGGCCTGGGCGGCTCATGCAAAAACAACGCCTATCTCGCAAACCATTGGACAGCAAGGGGTTACGCAGCCGTTTTCGTCCAGCACCCCGGCAGCGACAACTCCGTCTGGAAAAGCGTTGAGCCCAGACAACGCCTGGCCGCCATGCAAAAAGCCGCAAACGGTCGAAACTGGCTCCTCCGAGTTCGCGACATCCCCGTGGTGATCGACCGGCTCGAAGAATGGAACGCCCAAACCGAACACCCCCTGCAGAATAAGCTCGACCTGACCCGCATAGGTATGTCAGGCCACTCCTTCGGTGCCCAGACCACCCAGGCAGTCTCAGGACAGACGACCCATCCTCGCTTTTCATTCACCGAGCCCCGCATAAAGGCTGCCGTAATGTTCAGCCCCAACTGCCCCAAGAACCTCACCCCCGAACAGGCATTCAGCCGGGTAAAGATCCCCTGGATGCTCATGACCGGCACCAAAGACACATCCGTCATCGGCAATGCGACCGTCGAATCCCGCCTGTCGGTCTTCGGCGCCCTGCCGCCCGGCAGCAAATACGAACTCGTCCTCCACGACGCCGAACATTCCGCATTCGGTGATCGCGCCCTGCCCGGCGACACCGAACCGCGCAATCCCAACCACCACCGCGCAATCGTCGCTTTGACGACTGCTTTCTGGGATGCGCATCTGAAAAATGACACCAGCGCCCGCAACTGGCTCAACGGCCCCGGACCCCGAACCGTCCTGGAACCAAAAGACCGCTGGCAAACAAAATAGACACTTGATTCCGGCTGCCGTCGGCGTAGCCTATTAGGTCGGGCTGGAGGAATCGGCCGAGGGTTGGGCTGTACATGCGGGCACGGTAGTAGTACAGGCCGGTCTCGGGGTCGTAGCGTCTGCCGGTGTACATGTACGGGTTGGCGAAAGCGGTCAGATTGTTCTGACGCGGCGTGCCGCTGCCGTCGCAAACCGTAGTCTGGCCGAACGGGTCGTAGGTATATCGTTCGACGACGGAACCGTAACCGGCTGACTGTCATATTTTGAAAGAGCAACAATGCTGCCAAGGCCGTCACGATGATACCAGTACGTATCGCCGTCGGCTATCATGCATATCGGCTCATCGATGCCGGGGCTGTAAATAAGTTTCTGAGTTTTTAATTCTCACTTAAATAATAGCTACCATTCGGAAGGCACTCTGTTTCTTGACGGCAAATAATAATAATCCTTAAAACACTTTTTTAACGGCTTATTTATATTTATTTTTATCTCACCTGTTTGTTTATTATAATACCATCCTCCCTTATTATTTAATACAGAATATTCATCATCGCAGCCATTTTTACTAGAAATGTATTCTTTGTTTTCTCGCTTATGAAACAACCCGTTTTCATCAATCTTCACTTGCGTACTGAGTTCCTTTAAAGACGTGGGATATCGCTGATTAACATCCTTGAATGTCTGTATATTATCTCTTATTAGATGCAAGGAAATTGTAGTCCATTCAATCCTCTTACTGTATGGGTCACGCAAAAAAGAGACATACATAAGCCCCATGGAAATAACTGCTAAAACAACAAAAAACATCTTTACAATTAACGGATTAGCTTTCATTCTCACATCCTTTTGTATCAGATTTCATTTCAACAAATTCACTTCCGGAATCAGCGGGATGGGATTTGCCAAATAATGGATCTACCATCGCAACACCTGTATAACCAAAGACATCTGCATTTGGCAAAATTTCCTTAAATCCGCTTGCAATGCTGTTTTTCCCATTGGCAGAATAACAAGCATTTAAACTAATCTTTGCATCCACAGCAAAAGCTCCTTCGATAATCCCCCTTAATGCACCTAAGCCATATGCATTTTTATTATCTACAACAGAGTTCCCCTCAGTGAAAATTCCTGTTATATAACTTTTCTTGTCCTTTACTTCTATGTTCAATCCTTCACCTGAAGTATCGCCATGACCATAATACTCAAAACTAACAATCTCATCCTTGGAGACCGCATGTTCTATTAAAACCATTACTAAGTCAGTAACGTCCGAAATATGATGTCGCTCTCTTTTCCCACTCTTTGCTTGAATACGTACCATAGCATTAGGGCGCAATAAACCCGACCATTGCCTTAACCCCAAAGGATCAATAAAGGTGGTCGGATTATTGCCGACGTAGGCGTACATGTTCATGCCGTCGGCGTAGCCTATTGGGTCGGGCTGGAGGAATCGGCCAAGTTCGGTATCGTACATACGGGCGCGGTAGTAGTACAGGCCGGTCTCGGGGTCGTAACGTCTGCCGGTGTATTGGTACGGGTTGGCGAAGGCGGTCAGATTGTCCTGACGCGGGGTTCCATTGCCGTCGCAAACCGTAGTCTGGCCGAACGGGTCGTAGGTATATCGTTCGACGATCGAAGCGAAACCGGCCGAACTGTCATATTTTGAAAGAGCAACAACGCTGCCAAGGCCGTCGCGGTGATACCAGTACGTATCGCTGCCGGCTATCATGCATATCGGCTCATCGATGCCGGGGCTGTAAATATATTTGCGTATAATCTCGCCCGAATCATCGTATTCAGCAATGACCTGGTCGCCATCGTAGACGTATTCGGTGGTGTCGCCGCCGACTGCCTTGCTGATGCGGCGACCCGCGGCATCGTAGATCACGCCCAGTCGGGGGCATCCGCTTTACATTACACCCAGAAACAATAATTGGACATGCCCCGGCCGTTTGTGTATAATCCCGCTTTCTATATTAGAAACTTAACGATGGTGAGGAGTGCCCGTGAACACACAGAACCAGTACACGCTCAAAGACATACTCAAGCTCGAAGTCGCCCCGGCCCTTGGCTGTACCGAACCGGCGGCTGTTGCGCTTGCGACCGCTGCGGCATCTTCGCTGCTGGATGCCGGCCGGATCACCTCGATCCAGCTTTGGCTCAGCGCGAACATCTATAAAAACGCCTTCGCCGTCGCGATCCCAGGCACGGACGGGGCAACGGGCATCGACCTTGCGGCGGCCCTGGGGCACACGGGCGGCGACGCGACCCAGCGACTCCAGGTCCTGGCACCGGTCACCGGCGACCACATAACTGCTGCGCGCGAACTCATCGCGTCCGGCAGTGTCGAAGTCAACCTGCTCAAGGAAGCACCCACCATCTACATCAAGGCCGCTGTCTCGACCGCCGAGCACACGGCCACGGCGACCATCGAGCACACGCACGACAACATAACCGAGCTGACCCTGGACGATAAACCGCTGGCCGAGCACCCGCTGCTGGCGAGCATCTCGGACAGTAAATCCTCGCTCGCCGAGCTCGAGGATTTTCTACGCACCCAGACCTTCGAACAGCTCATCACGCTGGTGGAAACCATGGACGAAGAGGATTTCGAATTCATTCGGCAGGGTGTCGAATACAATCTCAAGCTCGCCCGGCACGGCCTGTCGTTCGGTCCGGGGCTGGGGATAGGCAAGACGCTGGACCGGCTCGTCCGCGAGGGACTGATCAAAAAAGACATGATCCAGGCCGCCCGGATACTCACTTCGGCGGCGTGTGACGCACGGATGTCCGGGGCGAAGCTGCCCGCGATGTCGTCGGCAGGATCGGGCAATCACGGGCTGACAGCTATACTGCCCATCTGGGCGGTCAAGAACTACATAAACGAAACGTCCGACCACGAGGCACTCAAGGCCGTCGCGCTGTCGCACCTTGTGACCGGCTACATCAAGTCACACACCGGCCGAC comes from the Anaerohalosphaera lusitana genome and includes:
- a CDS encoding RHS repeat-associated core domain-containing protein, which produces MIYDAAGRRISKAVGGDTTEYVYDGDQVIAEYDDSGEIIRKYIYSPGIDEPICMIAGSDTYWYHRDGLGSVVALSKYDSSAGFASIVERYTYDPFGQTTVCDGNGTPRQDNLTAFANPYQYTGRRYDPETGLYYYRARMYDTELGRFLQPDPIGYADGMNMYAYVGNNPTTFIDPLGLRQWSGLLRPNAMVRIQAKSGKRERHHISDVTDLVMVLIEHAVSKDEIVSFEYYGHGDTSGEGLNIEVKDKKSYITGIFTEGNSVVDNKNAYGLGALRGIIEGAFAVDAKISLNACYSANGKNSIASGFKEILPNADVFGYTGVAMVDPLFGKSHPADSGSEFVEMKSDTKGCENES
- a CDS encoding serine dehydratase subunit alpha family protein; this encodes MNTQNQYTLKDILKLEVAPALGCTEPAAVALATAAASSLLDAGRITSIQLWLSANIYKNAFAVAIPGTDGATGIDLAAALGHTGGDATQRLQVLAPVTGDHITAARELIASGSVEVNLLKEAPTIYIKAAVSTAEHTATATIEHTHDNITELTLDDKPLAEHPLLASISDSKSSLAELEDFLRTQTFEQLITLVETMDEEDFEFIRQGVEYNLKLARHGLSFGPGLGIGKTLDRLVREGLIKKDMIQAARILTSAACDARMSGAKLPAMSSAGSGNHGLTAILPIWAVKNYINETSDHEALKAVALSHLVTGYIKSHTGRLSAVCGCSIAAGAGASAAITYLMGGNLNHIASAIKNLICDLAGCICDGAKASCAFKLATAAGSAVQSALFSLHGINVKESDGIIALSPEQTIKNTGELSTQGMIETDRTILKIMIEKTLTD
- a CDS encoding RHS repeat-associated core domain-containing protein, yielding MTAFANPYMYTGRRYDPETGLYYYRARMYSPTLGRFLQPDLIGYADGSRNQVSILFASGLLVPGRFGVRGR
- a CDS encoding alpha/beta hydrolase family protein; translation: MSYNYKFARFALITALAFWLAISASASSNSDYDPLDIPADHEPEIIDTAVHDRARSRDIPLRIYLPASDSAAPVLLFSHGLGGSCKNNAYLANHWTARGYAAVFVQHPGSDNSVWKSVEPRQRLAAMQKAANGRNWLLRVRDIPVVIDRLEEWNAQTEHPLQNKLDLTRIGMSGHSFGAQTTQAVSGQTTHPRFSFTEPRIKAAVMFSPNCPKNLTPEQAFSRVKIPWMLMTGTKDTSVIGNATVESRLSVFGALPPGSKYELVLHDAEHSAFGDRALPGDTEPRNPNHHRAIVALTTAFWDAHLKNDTSARNWLNGPGPRTVLEPKDRWQTK